In Pseudomonadales bacterium, the following proteins share a genomic window:
- a CDS encoding stress response translation initiation inhibitor YciH: MAKVYSTEHGRLCPKCSEPQHQGACATAATSAVGDGRVRIQRETKGRKGAGVTLVTGIPLELQALKALHKQLKKRCGVGGAIKQGVLEFQGDQRQVLLAELSKKGWDVKISGG; the protein is encoded by the coding sequence ATGGCAAAGGTTTACTCAACTGAACACGGTCGTTTATGTCCCAAGTGCAGCGAGCCCCAGCATCAAGGCGCTTGTGCCACAGCAGCGACATCTGCGGTTGGCGATGGCCGGGTAAGAATTCAGCGTGAAACCAAGGGCCGAAAGGGTGCTGGCGTTACGCTAGTAACTGGCATACCGCTTGAGCTTCAGGCACTAAAAGCCCTGCATAAGCAGCTCAAGAAACGCTGCGGTGTTGGCGGTGCCATTAAGCAGGGGGTGCTTGAGTTTCAGGGCGATCAGCGCCAAGTGCTGCTAGCTGAACTGTCAAAAAAAGGCTGGGATGTAAAGATTTCAGGTGGCTAG
- a CDS encoding NADAR family protein, translating to MALFPAIEDDAIFLSRSDESEVLASYAANSFQLDDFTWPTVEHYFQAMKFDDQHYQRKISLAPSAKKARQLGRTRLKKIRKDWKTTRKIMMTRAVYISARTNQAVYDALMQTADKQIIESSAYDYYWGCGRDRRGENQYGKVLMQVRAKLRQEQQAESSS from the coding sequence ATGGCGCTATTTCCAGCGATCGAAGATGACGCAATTTTTTTATCACGCTCTGATGAGAGTGAAGTTTTAGCCTCTTATGCGGCTAATAGTTTTCAACTGGACGACTTTACTTGGCCAACGGTTGAGCACTATTTTCAAGCGATGAAGTTTGATGACCAACATTATCAGCGCAAGATCTCTTTAGCGCCCTCGGCGAAAAAAGCCAGGCAGCTTGGTCGTACACGCTTAAAAAAAATTCGCAAAGACTGGAAAACAACGCGCAAAATTATGATGACGCGTGCTGTGTATATTTCAGCGAGAACAAATCAAGCCGTCTATGATGCGCTGATGCAAACGGCAGATAAACAGATTATTGAAAGTAGCGCATACGACTATTATTGGGGCTGTGGTCGTGACCGACGCGGCGAGAATCAATACGGTAAGGTGTTAATGCAGGTCAGGGCGAAGTTACGTCAAGAGCAGCAGGCGGAGAGCTCAAGTTAA
- a CDS encoding zinc ABC transporter substrate-binding protein: MLLIGVSTRTLYQVFASIGLLLSGFFCQFVFASEAKPLFSIRPLAIIYAELVDQQLEEAQVLLSASSNVHDYQFSIADLKRIQSASTFYWLGAEAEPKLAKLAANYPHSAWVSLQQQTHAWLGMQQQLELIDSLATQLAQQTPSQAEQIMQRKMRLAAELQAQYQNAAAEFSQNTQVVLLHSAFAQWLRDLSLPEPLYISQSSSHGHHHQGEKQNLLVQQRLANGEVACVVEEPDMELTQLRRKFPSLSFIKLSPMAAQAGLAPGEWLQYWRRNTMALKACI; encoded by the coding sequence ATGTTGTTAATAGGCGTCAGCACAAGAACGCTTTATCAAGTCTTTGCCAGTATCGGATTGTTGTTAAGTGGTTTTTTTTGCCAGTTTGTTTTCGCTTCCGAGGCCAAGCCATTATTTTCTATCCGGCCACTGGCCATCATATATGCCGAATTGGTTGACCAACAATTAGAGGAAGCGCAAGTACTGTTAAGTGCATCAAGCAATGTGCACGATTATCAATTTAGTATTGCTGACTTAAAACGTATCCAGTCGGCATCGACGTTTTACTGGTTGGGCGCAGAAGCTGAGCCAAAACTGGCTAAGCTGGCGGCTAATTATCCTCATAGCGCATGGGTATCCTTACAACAGCAGACACATGCATGGCTGGGTATGCAGCAACAGTTAGAGCTGATCGATAGTCTTGCAACGCAGCTGGCGCAGCAGACGCCATCACAGGCTGAACAAATCATGCAGCGTAAGATGCGTTTGGCGGCCGAATTGCAGGCGCAATATCAGAACGCCGCGGCTGAGTTTTCTCAAAATACCCAGGTGGTTCTGCTGCATTCTGCCTTTGCCCAGTGGCTGCGCGACCTATCCTTGCCCGAGCCCTTATACATTTCGCAATCATCTTCACATGGTCATCATCATCAGGGTGAAAAACAAAACCTACTAGTGCAACAGCGACTGGCAAACGGTGAGGTGGCATGTGTTGTTGAGGAGCCGGATATGGAATTAACTCAGCTCAGGCGTAAGTTTCCAAGCCTAAGCTTTATTAAGCTGTCGCCCATGGCAGCGCAAGCAGGGCTGGCGCCCGGTGAATGGTTGCAGTATTGGCGTCGTAACACGATGGCTTTGAAGGCATGCATATAA
- a CDS encoding metal ABC transporter ATP-binding protein encodes MPNILEAQSLHFRIGHKVILENISLTLATDEILTIVGPNGAGKSSLLRLLIGLEKPTQGKIIHHKALHFGYMPQRLQLNTLMPLSAGDFIHLGHSKNTRISTTVQQQLFMQLNIQNVLKHSMHELSGGERQRVLLARALMQAPDILVLDEPAQGVDISGQNRLYELINDVRRIHPCAVLMVSHDLHHVMATTDRVICLNQHICCQGHPDSVTSSDEFSALFGDAQMAALRHYTHHHDHHHDLHGDVIAGSHHDGCQHDH; translated from the coding sequence ATGCCTAACATTCTTGAAGCGCAGTCGCTACATTTTCGTATTGGTCATAAAGTCATCTTAGAGAATATTTCTCTGACTTTAGCTACAGATGAAATCTTAACGATTGTTGGACCCAATGGTGCCGGTAAGTCATCACTGTTACGCCTATTGATTGGCCTGGAAAAGCCCACACAGGGAAAAATCATTCACCATAAAGCGCTTCACTTTGGCTATATGCCACAGCGATTACAACTCAATACACTGATGCCGTTATCGGCAGGCGATTTTATTCACCTAGGCCACTCTAAAAACACACGAATATCGACAACTGTGCAACAACAATTGTTTATGCAACTGAATATTCAAAATGTGCTGAAACATTCGATGCACGAGCTTTCAGGCGGCGAACGGCAGCGCGTTTTGCTCGCGCGTGCCTTAATGCAAGCTCCTGATATTCTGGTGTTAGATGAGCCCGCTCAAGGCGTTGATATTAGCGGACAAAACCGCTTATACGAATTGATTAATGATGTTCGACGCATCCACCCATGCGCGGTATTGATGGTGTCTCATGACTTACACCATGTAATGGCCACCACCGATCGCGTTATTTGTTTAAACCAACATATCTGTTGCCAAGGCCACCCGGACAGCGTTACCAGCAGTGATGAGTTTTCAGCTCTTTTTGGTGATGCACAAATGGCAGCATTGCGTCACTATACCCATCATCATGACCACCATCATGATCTGCACGGCGACGTTATTGCCGGCTCACATCACGACGGCTGCCAACATGATCATTGA